Proteins encoded by one window of Crassostrea angulata isolate pt1a10 chromosome 9, ASM2561291v2, whole genome shotgun sequence:
- the LOC128162381 gene encoding WD repeat-containing protein 75-like, producing MGEDNLTVVNVSGSSIVKYKPVFSADSKCLFVLSGKNIKVYNVNSGECMHYLIGHYDEVTGALVNPKNKLQLFSSSLDETIILWDSADGVILKRYSLHAPIYGLIGFTKDESNIYVMVRWYPKGVDDKIPTQDHDISEYDPKTGSLTMRLKKVLKRRLVDVGAKGRYLVEGRKKKVIVYDCKTSEIIMHSLKDDFDKEISCVACHPTEDSFVTGCDNGKIIYWWNFLTRNGVVKSTYSWHALPVLDVHFTAEGSQLLSGGHECVLVKWKYNSKEREYLPRLRAPIDHVICSPDNQIFVTCHQDNCVNLISNTFELLNVIDGLSLCHLQSQVLVRRSVRLLYDPRTKALVTNGRVGHLQFYSIEADRQLYNLDIVQENYTSPEDLSKPLYPTEVTNAAFSSHGDWLATVDMWDDGVMTPDIQLKFWKYQVESQEYALNTVVHYPHDKKVVDLKFRPHGDDLDVVHSVVTSSVDGKFKTWTLVDDTDIYRKNSKWVCDSVGYYRDRPAGPLGFSEDGSLLGVGFSSTLTVWDSDTNVLRHCFLTQSNSSNIKHCEFGHHSCCHLLVSLSSDLLCVWNLLTCAVVWSVNLEANVLAADPLSPYMAVVDNDQKLYVFKPLSPDIVYSKPSISKSTVTCAIFLPQKKKSSNKGTQVDWQKSSQLYFFNEEQELLSIVSEEEERKMNTLDSRAIQENLPSTAISVFLGGERKALEDRERQIERSLPSNITKQILDSAPHAQPPVVSLCLPFLQSLIGKKQTKRGTEEEDEEEEMDEVKSQDSDSDMEVEQFHNSMKSDSQNPVQENKDFDWLNDLHKSQSKDDLNPVVLRTTDWISELNT from the exons ATGGGAGAAGATAATCTAACTGTGGTTAACGTATCAGGCTCCAGTATCGTTAAATACAAGCCTGTGTTCTCTGCAGATTCAAA ATGCTTGTTCGTTTTGTCTGGAAAAAACATCAAGGTATACAATGTTAACAGCGGAGAATGTATGCACTACTTAATCGGTCATTATGACGAAGTCACGGGCGCCTTGGTCAACCCAAAGAATAAACTTCAG CTCTTTAGCTCCTCCTTAGATGAGACCATTATACTTTGGGACTCTGCAGATGGAGTTATTTTGAAG CGTTACTCCCTCCATGCTCCAATATACGGCCTCATTGGGTTTACAAAAGATGAAAGTAATATTTATGTCATGGTTCGCTGGTATCCGAAAGGAGTGGATGACAAGATTCCTACACAGG ATCATGATATCAGTGAATACGACCCTAAAACTGGATCACTTACCATGCGACTGAAGAAAGTTCTAAAGAGAAGACTTGTTGATGTAGGGGcaaag GGAAGATATCTTGTGGAAGGCAGAAAGAAAAAAGTAATCGTTTATGACTGCAAGACTTCAGAAATCATCAT GCATAGTTTAAAAGACGACTTTGACAAAGAAATCTCATGTGTAGCATGTCACCCAACAGAAGACAGTTTTGTTACAGGGTGTGATAATGGCAAGATTATTTACTG gtggAATTTCTTGACTAGGAATGGGGTGGTGAAGTCAACGTACAGCTGGCACGCACTTCCTGTGTTGGACGTACATTTCACAGCCGAAG GTTCACAGTTGCTTAGTGGAGGGCATGAATGTGTTTTGGTGAAATGGAAATACAATTCTAAGGAGAGAGAATACCTGCCTCGTCTGAGGGCCCCTATTGATCATGTGATCTGTTCCCCTGACAACCAGATATTTGTCACCTGTCACCAAGACAACT GTGTGAACTTAATCTCCAACACCTTTGAGTTGCTGAACGTGATTGACGGTCTGTCCCTGTGTCACCTGCAGTCTCAGGTGTTGGTCAGGAGGTCAGTCCGTCTGTTGTACGACCCCCGGACCAAGGCCCTGGTCACCAACGGAAGGGTGGGGCACCTACAGTTCTATTCCATAGAGGCTGACAGACAACTCTACAAT cTTGACATTGTACAAGAGAATTACACATCACCTGAGGACCTTTCTAAGCCGCTCTACCCCACAGAGGTCACAAACGCAGCCTTCAGTAGTCATGGTGACTGGTTAGCAACAGTCGATATGTGGGACGATGGGGTCATGACCCCAGACATACAACTCAAATTCTGGAAGTACCAGGTCGAATCACAAGA GTATGCCCTCAATACAGTTGTCCATTACCCTCATGACAAGAAGGTAGTGGATCTTAAGTTCCGTCCCCATGGCGACGACCTGGATGTAGTTCATAGTGTGGTGACCTCAAGTGTGGATGGGAAATTTAAAACCTGGACACTTGTTGACGACACAGATATTTACA GAAAGAACAGTAAGTGGGTGTGTGACAGTGTGGGGTACTACAGGGACCGCCCCGCGGGTCCCCTGGGGTTCTCCGAGGACGGGTCACTGCTGGGGGTGGGGTTCTCCTCCACCCTCACCGTGTGGGACTCGGACACAAACGTCCTCAGACACTGCTTCCTGACTCAGTCCAACTCATCAAACATCAA aCACTGTGAATTTGGACATCATTCCTGTTGCCACCTGTTGGTCAGTCTGTCCTCAGATTTATTGTGTGTCTGGAATCTTCTCACCTGTGCAG TGGTCTGGAGTGTAAACTTAGAAGCTAATGTTCTGGCAGCTGATCCATTATCTCCTTACATGGCAGTCGTTGACAACGATCAGAAAT TGTATGTCTTTAAGCCTTTAAGTCCAGACATTGTGTATTCCAAGCCCTCTATATCCAAATCCACAGTCACTTGTGCAATATTCCTACCTCAAAAAAAGAAGAGTTCTAACAAGGGGACACAAGTAGATTGGCAGAAGTCTTCACAGTTGTACTTTTTCAATGAAGAACAAGAACTTCTCTCCATTGTCAGTGAAGAGGAGGAGAGGAAAATGAACACACTGGACTCA AGAGCCATACAAGAGAACCTGCCCTCCACTGCCATCAGCGTGTTCCTGGGGGGTGAGAGGAAGGCCCTAGAGGACCGGGAGAGACAGATAGAGAGAAGTCTCCCCTCCAACATCACGAAACAG ATTTTGGACTCGGCTCCCCATGCCCAGCCCCCAGTCGTTTCCCTTTGTTTGCCATTCTTGCAGTCCTTGATTgggaaaaaacaaacaaaacg AGGGACAGAGGAAGAGGATGAGGAAGAAGAAATGGATGAAGTGAAATCTCAAGACTCTGACTCAGACATGGAAGTAGAGCAATTCCACAATTCAATGAAAAGTGATTCCCAGAATCCTGTGCAAGAAAACAAGGATTTTGATTGGTTGAATGACTTGCATAAATCTCAGAGTAAAGATGATTTAAATCCTGTAGTTTTACGCACAACAGATTGGATATCTGAATTAAATACGTGA